DNA sequence from the Dermatophagoides farinae isolate YC_2012a chromosome 10, ASM2471394v1, whole genome shotgun sequence genome:
tggcgatggtgaatatcatcaatcgaatagTATTGACATTGACGTACAACAAcagacattatcatcaacattttcatttgattgtggATCACCAAATTCGTTGAGTTATTTTCTTCAACAAAATCCAACCAAACTatcgaattcaatcaatttaacaacttcacaacaacaacaacaacaacaattacaaaaatcattgaaaaaatctttttcatccGCTAGTATTATATCGACTGGATCACCGTATAGTGATACAATATCAGCAGGAACTAGTCCAATttccattaataataataataatactatgatgatgaatgtagcATCGAAAAAACGTGGTCTATTTTCACGTGGTTCTAAAACGAtaactggtggtggtggtggtggtggatcaTCACTTGGTGCAAATGcaacatcatccacatcaattaatgataatcatcaggaggaaaatggtaaaataaataaaacaccATCTAGTCCATCTGGTGCATCGCATCAATTTAACGAATTAGATGAAGATCGTttcaatggtgatggtgtaCAATTTCAGGGTAAAATGATTGGTCATGAATATGTGGCCGAAGCTCGTGGTGAGCAAATGTGtcaacaatcattgaaaaaattgaaaatcatacAAAAAGCATTGGGTGGTCATAAACGTAAAATCAATGTATTCATTTCGTTTGATGGTATCAAAATTCTGGATCCACAAACTAATGAagaattatttcatcattctgtGCCGCAAATATCGTTTATATCACGTGATGAAACGGATACACGTGCCTTTGGTTATGTTTTTGGCAATTCACAGACTGGACATCAATTTATTggtataaaaacaaaaaaagaagcaaTGATTGTCATGTCAACAATTGGCCAATTATTTGCCATAACATTGAAACGTAAAAGAAATGCcgaacaagaacaacaagcggctgcagcagcagtagcTTCTGTTATATCAACAGGCGAAGAACATCTTTATCATTCCGTACCAGATCGTCAATCTTcattgacatcatcatcacagacATTAGAGATTGTTAACAATACTAATGATCTCATCAATAATAGTGGTTCGGCAACGACAAAATCACGTGCCCGAATTCGTCCGAATACAGGTGTCGCATTGGAAAATGTTCCGATACCggcattaccaccaccatcggATCAACATCCAAGACATCGACAACACAATCAACATTTTGCTACAGTTGGTCGTGTAAatgatattaataataatttttcacaattacaacaaaaaacattatcctcgtcattgatcaatgaattggATCTATTTCAACCAACTAACGTagctggtggtggtcaaAATCTAGGTTCAAGTATTGATTCTTCATTGCCAAAGGTTTGTGATGTGCTATTTTTCGGTTTTTCAGTTCGActaatttttataattatcaataGGACACAAATCAACCGAAATCCGGTCCACAAGGTTTAGCTTCATCATATGACTGGGCacatttcgatgatgatcataatcaattatcgatcaaagatgattcaacattgaatacAATATCATCGATTTCAGATACATTAACATTTggcaataatcaacaaactTTGAATAATTCAGTCACATTGGTTgctgatcaacaacaacaacaacaatattcaaCAAATCAGAAATTCCAGATGAATTCTAAAGCAATGATGAATAGTcagaataaattgaatatctCTTCAACAACGATCTCATCAGCTAATTTCGATGGAATGGATCCATTTTCCGATGCTTTTGGTCCGGATCCATTTTCAACAGCATCAACAACTGCTGATATATCATCGAATGTGTTTAGTGCACGACCATcacttcaacaacaacaacaacaacaacaacagcagcagcagcaaccccaacaacaaaatcgtcCACCATCGAATCCTGGTCCGAATACATTGtttgattcaaacaaattaagTTTCAAAGTAAACTAtacgattttcattttgaatttttatttctcaaaattattccattttttattatattacaGGAAATTAATTCTGGATCAGTACCAGCATTGACCAattcatttggatcattatcattggataAATCACAACAATCTGTgacaaataatcaacattcagacaatttattcaaaagcAATGTTGAATTGtctcaacaaaatcaaaattcccAAGCAGACaagtatgaaaaattttttccaattaatttttcatatttctcattgatgaatattttcagaTATGCCGTTCTTGCCGATATTAATTCtatatcaacatcaatttttgattcattgggTAGCCGTACGACtacaatgattgaaaaagatgataataaaaataaaacgccCACACCGCCACCAGCCACTGTAATGCAACAACGAAATTATGCTACAGGTAATTTAATGGTATGATAATACGATTACAATTTATAAATTCTGATTATACAGGATATCCACCATCGATAAATAATTCACAACATCGTCAACATCCGAACCCTTCACCACTTTCATATGGAGTCAATGGTGTCGTTGTATTACCACCAGTTTCTTCCACATCGATACAAAAGGAATATGGTTCTGTTGGAAACTTtccaaaaaatcaatggttAACTAAAAgctttgattcaaatgaaatgtccACCGGTCGAAACATGAAtcatggacaacaacaacagcaagcACAAAAACAAGCTCCACGAgctgaatttgattcaatgtcGAATTTATCATCGAATTCATCGAATacttcaatttcaaataatccCAATATACAGCTACAGCAGCAACCGAATCAGAGAAAATCAACCACCGAAACATCAAATATTCCACTGTTTCAAGAATTAGATccattaaataataataagaaaagaaattcgCCTTcaaattttggaaatttcaatgtttgttcaaatgaattatatttgttattgtttttttttgtaaaaaaaaagattttaacattttttttctcaatacgTTTAGGATAACCGCAATCGATCACCAATAATTAACAATCCTAATGGATtagattcatcattatcatcgatgaattcatcaaattcatcattgtttaatAATTCACGTAATGTAAgtatttgttcattcatattgttgattagatgaaatgatgaatttttttcaactattATTCTATTATTTGACTAATTCACTATTTGCCAATCTTGTTTCTCATTTTTCCTATTTccttttcttttcctttctATTAAAAtttcttccttttttttcatttgcatCTTGTGTGTGATCATTGATCGGATTTGATATGAATATCCAATATATGCATGATACATGCTAACATATAACATAACACGtacatttattttgtttgtttgtaacccctttttttgtaacaatcaattgtatgatgattgaaattcaatacttatttattccattatgtatttgttgtttatttgtatttgtatattATATCAAACAACAGTGTTCAACACCAAATAGTCtacattttcaacaaaatcgGAAATCACCACAGCCTTTATTAagtcatcaacaatcattgcCAGCTATGACTGCTTCCTGTAgcaattcattgaaatcacaattttcatcggcaaacaataaaattgaagaaattcctaataataatgataataacgacgatatcaataatgatacaTTGACGATTAATCCACCACCACttaattcgaaaaaaacaatgtcaacgacgacaacaacaacaactataaCAACAAGCCCGCATTATATTATGCTTTATAATCTTAGTACATCACcattacaatcaaatcaaacagatgatgatgatggtttatcaaataatcaaaatatagattcattttcaaaattagctaaagatgatgataaagtacTTAAAGAcaagaatttattatcatctcatcgtaaagataatgatgaatcagcAGAGATTAacgaagagaaaaaagaattagatcataaaaaattggatgaatcattatcgaaaccaaatgtaaatgatgaaatgaataagaatgaagacaattcattatcagataataattttgttcaacGATCACATGGTCAACGATCACGAACATCATCCGTTTCATCAAGTTCAAATTCTTTGCTAttacaacaagaaaattccAATATTTCCGAATTAAAATTCgatgatgtttttgaaaTACCATTATTGTCAAACGATATGGAACAAAATGTGACGAAAATTGCCGAGAATAATGAAACGACTAATAAATCagataataaatcatcaattgaaaaggaaaatcaatcaattgaaattaaatcaagAAATACAACTACAATTAAATCGCGAACAGAATCGGTTTCTTCGTTGAAGTCCGATTCATCCACCGGAATCGTAATGATACCTCAAGCAGCATCtacttcattatcattatcacgaCAATCTTCAACTTCATCTACACCACCCGCAATACCTCCTAGAACTGATCTGCATAATACAAATaaatatcataatcaaatgtGTCCCATACCTCCACCATCATTACCACCGCAACATTCACAGATTCAAGGTGGTCATTCTTCATCATATGGTAGTAGGATTTATTCACAACATTATCCTCAACAAACATTTCCACCATTTCCTTATTatccatcaccaccaccaccaagtGGCCATTATCCAGATCCATATTTACATCGGcctaattcatcatcatctcatcatcatcttcgttaTCATCCAACTTATTATGATTCATGGTAttgcaatcaaaatgatccaATCTATtcaacaccaccacaacGGCCACCTTTAGATTATCCACCACAaattccaccaccaccaataccaTCGAATGTTCCATCAAATTATTTGGGTTATCACGCTAAtccaaatgattattatacaaATCCATCAAGACCATTTAGTGGTGGTAATACTTGGCATGAATactatcaacaacaacaaccacattcatcatcaatgattcatCCTTCTGCTGCTTCACATCAGctaatgtcatcatcaacattatcattatcatcaacagcatcGGCTATGCAATATTTACCACAATCACAAGATAAACAGCCAATAAAAGCTTCATCAAGATCATCGACTCCTCCTTGTAAtaccattgataatgatgaagccGCACCTTCTAcacaaccaccaccgccaACTGTACCTAATCCACAACGTCGTATTTCGGCTGCATCAGTATCATCTTCCTCGGGTGGAGCAATATCTAGccaatcaccatcaacaaatttacatcgaacatcatcatctatttcTAGTACAACGGATCGAACTTTCAATGCAAATACTACTGGAATGATTCCAATGTTTCCTCCtccgccaccaccatcacatcAAATCGATCCATTCTATCGGAATctatattatgatgatccaaataaatcatcatcatcaccattcgCTGCATTCAATATGAATATGGaacaaatgattatgaaatatCATAATCCGGTATTACAACCCCCACCACCACCTGTTGTACCATCTATGCATCATCGTAATAGTCCAATATTACCACCATATGAATCTCCTTATGGTTAtacaaattatcaatcatatcCTGGACACTATCCTGCAATTGTTAGAGGTCGAAATAGTTCTGGTCATCTTTATCCGAATCATCAATTAGATattacacaacaacaacctttaccaccattatcatccacACAATCAGGAACCCTACCTTCTCAACCATCACCTTTTGGTTGTCCCAACAGTAGTATTGGAAGTAATTCCAGTAGTAATGGCAGTAGTAGTGGATATGCATCCACATTGGTATCCACAACATCAATGATGGTTGATCCAATTGCTCGTATATCGCCagctcatcatcaatatgttagtcatgatcatcatcatcaacaaaacccttggacaacaacatttgTGGATAATACGATgcagcaacaacagaattcaatgaaacaaaataatgatacaaACAAAGTGGATGAttctaatttattatttaatgataattttgcaAATTTTGATACAAATCAAGATGGATTCGATACTATCAAACGAAATCAAAAAGATTCGTTAATTATGATGTTGGACGATGACAAaactaatgataatgatgaaaaattagaaaatcaatcacaattgaataatgaaaatgatgaaaataacaagATACAGTCGCCACTGTCGCCGACAATat
Encoded proteins:
- the Dab gene encoding DAB adaptor protein isoform X1 translates to MSLFDMTGPVITKTVQETPTKKISTNPFVVNNNNNDDNDNPSINDRKLTKKAIIDDENSFEKYVVSLKDFEEEEEEKEEVVESINTDSVGWPGSPPTSTSHFLSTNSSSQDSLILSTADNSDHKDQSSKKIVKKKNIDWFIGSEQEIPDDELFKSATISNENESSIKSDDDGDGEYHQSNSIDIDVQQQTLSSTFSFDCGSPNSLSYFLQQNPTKLSNSINLTTSQQQQQQQLQKSLKKSFSSASIISTGSPYSDTISAGTSPISINNNNNTMMMNVASKKRGLFSRGSKTITGGGGGGGSSLGANATSSTSINDNHQEENGKINKTPSSPSGASHQFNELDEDRFNGDGVQFQGKMIGHEYVAEARGEQMCQQSLKKLKIIQKALGGHKRKINVFISFDGIKILDPQTNEELFHHSVPQISFISRDETDTRAFGYVFGNSQTGHQFIGIKTKKEAMIVMSTIGQLFAITLKRKRNAEQEQQAAAAAVASVISTGEEHLYHSVPDRQSSLTSSSQTLEIVNNTNDLINNSGSATTKSRARIRPNTGVALENVPIPALPPPSDQHPRHRQHNQHFATVGRVNDINNNFSQLQQKTLSSSLINELDLFQPTNVAGGGQNLGSSIDSSLPKDTNQPKSGPQGLASSYDWAHFDDDHNQLSIKDDSTLNTISSISDTLTFGNNQQTLNNSVTLVADQQQQQQYSTNQKFQMNSKAMMNSQNKLNISSTTISSANFDGMDPFSDAFGPDPFSTASTTADISSNVFSARPSLQQQQQQQQQQQQQPQQQNRPPSNPGPNTLFDSNKLSFKEINSGSVPALTNSFGSLSLDKSQQSVTNNQHSDNLFKSNVELSQQNQNSQADKYAVLADINSISTSIFDSLGSRTTTMIEKDDNKNKTPTPPPATVMQQRNYATGYPPSINNSQHRQHPNPSPLSYGVNGVVVLPPVSSTSIQKEYGSVGNFPKNQWLTKSFDSNEMSTGRNMNHGQQQQQAQKQAPRAEFDSMSNLSSNSSNTSISNNPNIQLQQQPNQRKSTTETSNIPLFQELDPLNNNKKRNSPSNFGNFNDNRNRSPIINNPNGLDSSLSSMNSSNSSLFNNSRNCSTPNSLHFQQNRKSPQPLLSHQQSLPAMTASCSNSLKSQFSSANNKIEEIPNNNDNNDDINNDTLTINPPPLNSKKTMSTTTTTTTITTSPHYIMLYNLSTSPLQSNQTDDDDGLSNNQNIDSFSKLAKDDDKVLKDKNLLSSHRKDNDESAEINEEKKELDHKKLDESLSKPNVNDEMNKNEDNSLSDNNFVQRSHGQRSRTSSVSSSSNSLLLQQENSNISELKFDDVFEIPLLSNDMEQNVTKIAENNETTNKSDNKSSIEKENQSIEIKSRNTTTIKSRTESVSSLKSDSSTGIVMIPQAASTSLSLSRQSSTSSTPPAIPPRTDLHNTNKYHNQMCPIPPPSLPPQHSQIQGGHSSSYGSRIYSQHYPQQTFPPFPYYPSPPPPSGHYPDPYLHRPNSSSSHHHLRYHPTYYDSWYCNQNDPIYSTPPQRPPLDYPPQIPPPPIPSNVPSNYLGYHANPNDYYTNPSRPFSGGNTWHEYYQQQQPHSSSMIHPSAASHQLMSSSTLSLSSTASAMQYLPQSQDKQPIKASSRSSTPPCNTIDNDEAAPSTQPPPPTVPNPQRRISAASVSSSSGGAISSQSPSTNLHRTSSSISSTTDRTFNANTTGMIPMFPPPPPPSHQIDPFYRNLYYDDPNKSSSSPFAAFNMNMEQMIMKYHNPVLQPPPPPVVPSMHHRNSPILPPYESPYGYTNYQSYPGHYPAIVRGRNSSGHLYPNHQLDITQQQPLPPLSSTQSGTLPSQPSPFGCPNSSIGSNSSSNGSSSGYASTLVSTTSMMVDPIARISPAHHQYVSHDHHHQQNPWTTTFVDNTMQQQQNSMKQNNDTNKVDDSNLLFNDNFANFDTNQDGFDTIKRNQKDSLIMMLDDDKTNDNDEKLENQSQLNNENDENNKIQSPLSPTILTTATNANDSNNNNDDVITNETNRSQESSIEQMNIFANKNDPFEDDFFKS
- the Dab gene encoding DAB adaptor protein isoform X2, with translation MMMNVASKKRGLFSRGSKTITGGGGGGGSSLGANATSSTSINDNHQEENGKINKTPSSPSGASHQFNELDEDRFNGDGVQFQGKMIGHEYVAEARGEQMCQQSLKKLKIIQKALGGHKRKINVFISFDGIKILDPQTNEELFHHSVPQISFISRDETDTRAFGYVFGNSQTGHQFIGIKTKKEAMIVMSTIGQLFAITLKRKRNAEQEQQAAAAAVASVISTGEEHLYHSVPDRQSSLTSSSQTLEIVNNTNDLINNSGSATTKSRARIRPNTGVALENVPIPALPPPSDQHPRHRQHNQHFATVGRVNDINNNFSQLQQKTLSSSLINELDLFQPTNVAGGGQNLGSSIDSSLPKDTNQPKSGPQGLASSYDWAHFDDDHNQLSIKDDSTLNTISSISDTLTFGNNQQTLNNSVTLVADQQQQQQYSTNQKFQMNSKAMMNSQNKLNISSTTISSANFDGMDPFSDAFGPDPFSTASTTADISSNVFSARPSLQQQQQQQQQQQQQPQQQNRPPSNPGPNTLFDSNKLSFKEINSGSVPALTNSFGSLSLDKSQQSVTNNQHSDNLFKSNVELSQQNQNSQADKYAVLADINSISTSIFDSLGSRTTTMIEKDDNKNKTPTPPPATVMQQRNYATGYPPSINNSQHRQHPNPSPLSYGVNGVVVLPPVSSTSIQKEYGSVGNFPKNQWLTKSFDSNEMSTGRNMNHGQQQQQAQKQAPRAEFDSMSNLSSNSSNTSISNNPNIQLQQQPNQRKSTTETSNIPLFQELDPLNNNKKRNSPSNFGNFNDNRNRSPIINNPNGLDSSLSSMNSSNSSLFNNSRNCSTPNSLHFQQNRKSPQPLLSHQQSLPAMTASCSNSLKSQFSSANNKIEEIPNNNDNNDDINNDTLTINPPPLNSKKTMSTTTTTTTITTSPHYIMLYNLSTSPLQSNQTDDDDGLSNNQNIDSFSKLAKDDDKVLKDKNLLSSHRKDNDESAEINEEKKELDHKKLDESLSKPNVNDEMNKNEDNSLSDNNFVQRSHGQRSRTSSVSSSSNSLLLQQENSNISELKFDDVFEIPLLSNDMEQNVTKIAENNETTNKSDNKSSIEKENQSIEIKSRNTTTIKSRTESVSSLKSDSSTGIVMIPQAASTSLSLSRQSSTSSTPPAIPPRTDLHNTNKYHNQMCPIPPPSLPPQHSQIQGGHSSSYGSRIYSQHYPQQTFPPFPYYPSPPPPSGHYPDPYLHRPNSSSSHHHLRYHPTYYDSWYCNQNDPIYSTPPQRPPLDYPPQIPPPPIPSNVPSNYLGYHANPNDYYTNPSRPFSGGNTWHEYYQQQQPHSSSMIHPSAASHQLMSSSTLSLSSTASAMQYLPQSQDKQPIKASSRSSTPPCNTIDNDEAAPSTQPPPPTVPNPQRRISAASVSSSSGGAISSQSPSTNLHRTSSSISSTTDRTFNANTTGMIPMFPPPPPPSHQIDPFYRNLYYDDPNKSSSSPFAAFNMNMEQMIMKYHNPVLQPPPPPVVPSMHHRNSPILPPYESPYGYTNYQSYPGHYPAIVRGRNSSGHLYPNHQLDITQQQPLPPLSSTQSGTLPSQPSPFGCPNSSIGSNSSSNGSSSGYASTLVSTTSMMVDPIARISPAHHQYVSHDHHHQQNPWTTTFVDNTMQQQQNSMKQNNDTNKVDDSNLLFNDNFANFDTNQDGFDTIKRNQKDSLIMMLDDDKTNDNDEKLENQSQLNNENDENNKIQSPLSPTILTTATNANDSNNNNDDVITNETNRSQESSIEQMNIFANKNDPFEDDFFKS